DNA from Thermomicrobium roseum DSM 5159:
TACGATCCCTTCCAAGCCGAGAGCCGCGCGCAGGAGCGTCGTCTTGCCTGATCCATTGCGTCCGACGATACCCGTCACCAGCCCGCGCGCGACCTCCAGCGTCACATCCTCCAGCACCAGACGCTCACCGCGGCGGCACGCGATGCGCTCCAGGGCGAGAGGCGTCGGGCCGGGTGACGGCGCTGGGCGCTGAACAGGGGAGAGCAGCTGGCATCCACGCAACCGCCGTTTGCCTTCGGCGACGGAGAGGGCCGGTGGCGACCAGCCGAGGAGACGACTGACCTGGACGAGGATCGGTGGATCGGGCAAGCGTTCGGCAACGTGCTGGGGCGAGCCGTCCGCAACGATTTTCCCATCCTCCAGTAACGTGAGTCGCGTACAGCTCCCGAGCAGGCGGTCTAACCGGTGTTCGGCGATGACGAGCGTGATCCCCAGCTCGTCGACGAGACGGCGCAAGACCTCGAGGACGGTCTCGGCGCTCCACGGGTCGAGCTGCGAGGTCGGCTCGTCGAGGAGGAGCAATTGCGGCCGCAGCGCGAGAACACTGGCGAGTGTGAGTCGCTGTCGTTCACCGCCGGAAAGTGTCTCGATCGGGCGATTGCGGAGATGAGCGAGCCCGAGGAGATCGAGTGCTTCCTCGACGCGGGCAGCGACGACGCGCGGTGGGAAACCGAGGTTCTCCAGCGCGAAGGCGATCTCGTCCCAGACGCGATCCAGAAGCGTCTGCGTCTCGGGCTCTTGACCAACGTAGCCGACCAGCCCAGCCAAATCGGCTGGGCGATGGTGGCGCGTGTCGCGTCCGCCGACGAGGACACGCCCGCCGAACCACCCACCATAGAAGTGGGGAACCAGGCTGAC
Protein-coding regions in this window:
- a CDS encoding ABC transporter ATP-binding protein: MIEVEALRYRYPTSRYPALVAPHWAVEAGEFVLLAGETGSGKTTLLRSLVSLVPHFYGGWFGGRVLVGGRDTRHHRPADLAGLVGYVGQEPETQTLLDRVWDEIAFALENLGFPPRVVAARVEEALDLLGLAHLRNRPIETLSGGERQRLTLASVLALRPQLLLLDEPTSQLDPWSAETVLEVLRRLVDELGITLVIAEHRLDRLLGSCTRLTLLEDGKIVADGSPQHVAERLPDPPILVQVSRLLGWSPPALSVAEGKRRLRGCQLLSPVQRPAPSPGPTPLALERIACRRGERLVLEDVTLEVARGLVTGIVGRNGSGKTTLLRAALGLEGIVRGRVWLGGRPVHETLRAGESGSIAYVPQYPGALLVGSRLRDDLELVARVRQVSTTAVDEIVDLFELHPLLDTHPADLSSGERQRAALAVALTGHPALIVLDEPTRGLGLRLKQRLASELRRRAAAGAAVLLTTHDVDFAAMVADRIVLLSEGRIVNEGPPHLVLGESFSYAPIVSRLFGPSFVTVSDVEQALRENPAPAKHARIGYTEGDYGEFDRERA